Proteins from one Mycobacterium sp. EPa45 genomic window:
- the mftE gene encoding mycofactocin biosynthesis peptidyl-dipeptidase MftE, whose amino-acid sequence MNSAYHRRVAFRGELGNMTSRQLRDTSPTILIPVGSTEQHGPHLPLDTDTRIATAVARDAADHLDRSDHDRYLLAPPIAYGASGEHEGFAGTVSIGSEVLTTVLVEYGRSACGWARRVVFVNGHGGNLEAMRSAVRLLRAEGRDAAWCPCLAEGGDAHAGHTETSVLLHISPADVHTDVWCSGNRAPLATLLPQMRHGGVAAVSEVGVLGDPTTATPVEGERIFAEMVADCSRRIDRWRPADDGMLL is encoded by the coding sequence GTGAATTCGGCCTACCATCGGCGCGTGGCTTTTCGGGGCGAGCTGGGCAACATGACATCACGGCAGCTTCGCGATACCTCGCCCACGATCTTGATCCCGGTCGGCTCGACCGAGCAGCACGGCCCGCACCTGCCGCTGGATACCGACACCCGCATCGCCACCGCGGTCGCCCGGGACGCGGCCGACCATCTCGACCGATCCGATCATGATCGTTATTTGCTCGCACCCCCGATCGCCTACGGCGCCTCGGGCGAGCACGAAGGGTTCGCCGGGACGGTGTCGATCGGCTCCGAGGTGCTGACGACCGTGCTGGTCGAGTACGGCCGGTCGGCGTGCGGCTGGGCGCGGCGGGTCGTCTTCGTCAACGGCCACGGCGGCAACCTGGAAGCGATGCGCTCGGCTGTGCGACTGCTGCGGGCCGAGGGCCGCGACGCCGCCTGGTGCCCCTGCCTCGCCGAGGGCGGTGACGCCCACGCCGGCCATACGGAAACGTCTGTATTGCTACATATTTCACCTGCGGACGTCCACACCGATGTTTGGTGTAGCGGGAACCGGGCACCACTGGCTACCCTTTTGCCGCAGATGCGTCACGGGGGGGTGGCTGCGGTGAGTGAGGTGGGCGTGCTGGGTGACCCGACGACGGCGACTCCGGTGGAAGGTGAGCGCATCTTCGCGGAGATGGTCGCGGATTGTTCGCGGCGGATCGATCGGTGGCGCCCGGCCGATGACGGGATGTTGCTATGA
- a CDS encoding RNA polymerase sigma factor translates to MSADPEPPDAPYRLLELYDDALPVVYGYFVRRCGDQATAEDLTSETFLAAMDAARRSAPPPLAVPWLLGVARHKLADHYRRRAARPSVTVADVPDGQAADEWDAQLDRIVAESVLARLPDAHRVVLTLRYMDDCSVPECADLIGRSVHATEALLVRARRAFRKLYPEGGAP, encoded by the coding sequence GTGAGCGCGGATCCGGAACCACCCGATGCTCCGTACCGGCTGTTGGAGCTCTACGACGACGCACTACCGGTCGTCTACGGCTACTTCGTCCGCCGGTGCGGTGATCAGGCCACCGCCGAGGACCTCACCTCGGAGACGTTCCTGGCCGCGATGGACGCCGCCCGCCGTTCGGCGCCGCCACCTCTCGCGGTCCCCTGGTTGCTCGGCGTGGCCCGGCACAAACTCGCCGACCACTACCGGCGCCGCGCGGCCAGGCCGTCGGTGACGGTCGCCGACGTTCCCGACGGCCAAGCGGCCGATGAGTGGGACGCCCAGCTGGACCGAATCGTCGCCGAAAGTGTGCTGGCCCGATTGCCCGACGCACACCGCGTGGTGCTGACCCTGCGCTACATGGACGACTGTTCGGTACCTGAGTGTGCGGACCTGATCGGACGCAGCGTGCACGCCACCGAAGCCCTACTCGTGCGCGCCCGGCGCGCGTTCAGAAAGCTCTATCCGGAGGGAGGTGCCCCATGA
- the mftR gene encoding mycofactocin system transcriptional regulator (MftR, the mycofactocin system transcriptional regulator, is an uncharacterized TetR family DNA-binding transcription factor. Its role is inferred by context. It occurs as part of the biosynthesis locus for mycofactocin, a partially characterized electron carrier derived from the terminal Val-Tyr dipeptide of the precursor peptide MftA, through a radical SAM enzyme-mediated process.), giving the protein MAAGSGGPAVGASQGSPSARVGRRRSTTQDHITDVALDLFANYGFGSVSVDDVAQASGIARRTLFRYYSSKNAIPWGDFDAHLQHFRDLFDRVGDDEPISLALRSALLAFNTFDSSETERHRQRMRVILQTAELQAHSMTMYAGWRGVVADFVAARTGSKPGDLVPQSVAWLMLGVALSAYEHWLADEAVSLPQALGDAFDVVANGLGRL; this is encoded by the coding sequence ATGGCGGCTGGTTCAGGGGGTCCTGCTGTGGGTGCGTCGCAGGGTTCTCCGAGCGCCCGCGTAGGCCGGCGCCGGTCGACCACCCAGGACCACATCACCGACGTCGCACTCGATCTGTTCGCGAACTACGGATTCGGCTCGGTCAGCGTCGACGACGTGGCCCAGGCGTCGGGGATAGCCCGGCGCACTCTGTTCCGGTACTACTCCTCGAAGAACGCGATCCCCTGGGGAGATTTCGACGCCCACCTGCAGCACTTCCGCGACCTGTTCGACCGGGTCGGCGACGACGAACCGATCAGCCTGGCATTACGCTCAGCATTGTTGGCGTTCAACACTTTTGACTCCTCCGAGACCGAGCGGCACCGGCAGCGGATGCGGGTGATCCTGCAGACCGCCGAGCTGCAGGCGCACTCGATGACCATGTATGCCGGCTGGCGCGGAGTGGTCGCGGACTTCGTGGCCGCACGCACCGGCAGCAAGCCCGGCGACCTGGTACCGCAGTCGGTCGCCTGGCTGATGCTCGGCGTCGCGCTGTCGGCCTACGAGCACTGGCTGGCCGACGAGGCCGTGTCGCTGCCGCAGGCGCTGGGCGATGCGTTCGACGTCGTCGCGAACGGTCTCGGCCGGCTCTGA
- the mftF gene encoding mycofactocin biosynthesis glycosyltransferase MftF (Members of this protein family, MftF, are glycosyltransferases, members of PF00535 (glycosyl transferase family 2). The encoding gene is found as part of the mycofactocin cassette, in Mycobacterium tuberculosis, many other Actinobacteria, and occasional members of other lineages. Mycofactocin itself, a putative redox carrier, is a heavily modified derivative of the C-terminal Val-Tyr dipeptide of the mycofactocin precursor MftA (TIGR03969).), whose amino-acid sequence MTQPRLPDGFAVQVDRRVRTLAEGSALLGGSPTRLLRLAPSAQTLLAGGRLEVRDAVSAQLARTLLDATVAHPRPAGGPSHRDVTIVIPVRDNPFGLYRLVMSLRGMRVVVVDDGSETSVQPDDFAGARCDVEVVRHPRSKGPAAARNTGLVACTTDFVAFLDSDVVPRRGWLEALLGHFCDPAVALVAPRIVGLGHSDQLVARYEAVRSSLDLGEREAPVMPYGPVSYVPSAAIICRRSALLEVGGFDETLPSGEDVDLCWRLIEAGSRLRYEPIALVAHEHRTQMREWLGRKAFYGSSAAPLSIRHPDKMAPVVISAWSLLVWLLMALGSVTGCVASLVFAGVTTRRTAKAMQNTDAGISAVVQLALRGIGAAALQLSAAVCRHYWPLALVAALLSRRCRQVILVAAVLDGVQDWLRRNRGTEVEGKPIGLLAYLFFKRLDDLAYGAGLWTGVVRERTLRPLKPQIKT is encoded by the coding sequence ATGACCCAGCCGCGGTTGCCCGACGGCTTCGCGGTCCAGGTCGATCGTCGCGTGCGCACCCTCGCCGAGGGCTCGGCCCTACTCGGTGGTTCCCCGACCCGGCTGCTGCGCCTGGCGCCGTCCGCCCAGACCTTGCTCGCCGGCGGTCGCCTCGAGGTACGCGACGCCGTGAGCGCGCAGCTGGCCCGTACGCTGCTCGACGCCACGGTCGCTCATCCACGCCCGGCCGGCGGTCCGTCACACCGGGATGTCACGATCGTAATCCCGGTGCGCGACAACCCGTTTGGACTCTACCGTCTGGTCATGTCGCTGCGTGGAATGCGGGTGGTGGTAGTCGACGACGGGTCGGAGACTTCGGTTCAGCCCGACGACTTCGCCGGCGCCCGCTGCGACGTCGAGGTGGTGCGCCACCCGCGTAGCAAGGGGCCGGCGGCCGCCCGCAACACGGGGCTGGTGGCCTGCACAACAGATTTCGTCGCCTTCCTGGATTCCGATGTTGTGCCGCGGCGCGGCTGGCTGGAGGCGCTGCTTGGGCATTTCTGCGACCCCGCGGTGGCGCTGGTTGCTCCCCGCATCGTCGGGCTCGGGCACAGTGATCAGTTGGTCGCCCGGTACGAGGCAGTGCGGTCATCGCTGGACCTCGGTGAGCGGGAAGCGCCGGTGATGCCCTACGGCCCGGTGTCCTACGTGCCCAGTGCGGCGATCATCTGCCGGCGTTCTGCGCTTCTCGAGGTCGGGGGCTTCGACGAGACGCTGCCGTCGGGGGAGGACGTCGACCTGTGCTGGCGACTCATCGAAGCGGGCTCCCGGCTGCGCTACGAGCCGATCGCACTGGTCGCCCACGAACACCGCACCCAGATGCGGGAGTGGCTGGGCCGCAAGGCATTCTATGGCAGTTCGGCGGCTCCGCTGTCGATCCGGCATCCGGACAAGATGGCTCCGGTGGTGATCTCGGCATGGAGCCTGCTGGTGTGGTTACTGATGGCGTTGGGCTCGGTGACCGGTTGTGTGGCGTCGCTGGTCTTCGCCGGGGTGACCACTCGCCGCACGGCCAAGGCCATGCAGAACACCGATGCCGGGATCTCCGCCGTGGTACAGCTGGCCCTGCGTGGCATCGGTGCTGCCGCTCTGCAACTGTCGGCGGCGGTCTGCCGGCACTATTGGCCGCTGGCCCTGGTGGCGGCCCTGCTGTCCCGGCGGTGCCGGCAGGTGATCCTGGTTGCCGCGGTGCTCGACGGAGTCCAGGACTGGCTCCGCCGCAACCGCGGGACCGAGGTGGAGGGCAAGCCGATCGGCCTGCTCGCCTACCTGTTCTTCAAGCGCCTCGACGATCTGGCCTACGGCGCCGGGTTGTGGACGGGTGTGGTCCGCGAGCGCACATTGCGGCCGCTGAAGCCGCAGATCAAAACCTGA
- the mftD gene encoding pre-mycofactocin synthase MftD (MftD, an enzyme found in the mycofactocin biosynthesis locus, performs an oxidative deamination of 3-amino-5-[(p-hydroxyphenyl)methyl]-4,4-dimethyl-2-pyrrolidinone (AHDP). The resulting compound, now called pre-mycofactocin (PMFT), is a biologically active redox cofactor that can oxidize the non-exchangeable NADH of TIGR03971 family SDR-type oxidoreductases.), translating to MARDTWFETVAIAQERAKKRLPKSAYGALIGGSEKGLTVNGNNEAFNELGFAPHVIGALEKRDMATTVMGQEVSLPVLISPTGVQAVHPDGEVAVARAAAARGTAMGLSSFASKPVEEVVAANPKTFFQIYWLGGRDAIAARAERARAAGAVGLIVTTDWSFSHGRDWGSPKIPEKMDLATMVKMSPEVLTKPRWFYQWAKTLRPPALSVPNQAAKGEPGPAFFDAYGQWMGTPPPTWDDIAWLRELWGGPFMLKGVMRIDDAKRAVDAGVSAISVSNHGGNNLDGTPASIRALPAIASAVGDQVEVLLDGGVRRGSDVVKALALGARAVMIGRAYLWGLAANGQAGVENVLDILTGGIDSALRGLGKASVHDLTPEDILVPDGFVRALGVPGGEAH from the coding sequence ATGGCACGCGACACCTGGTTCGAAACCGTCGCCATCGCGCAGGAGCGCGCCAAGAAGCGCCTCCCCAAGTCTGCGTACGGCGCACTCATCGGGGGCAGTGAAAAGGGCCTCACCGTCAACGGCAACAACGAGGCCTTCAACGAGCTCGGCTTCGCGCCGCACGTCATCGGTGCTCTTGAAAAGCGTGACATGGCAACGACCGTCATGGGCCAAGAAGTTTCGCTGCCGGTGCTGATCTCGCCGACCGGGGTCCAGGCTGTGCACCCCGACGGAGAGGTGGCCGTCGCCCGCGCCGCAGCGGCCCGCGGTACCGCGATGGGGCTGTCATCGTTTGCCAGCAAGCCCGTCGAAGAGGTCGTTGCGGCCAACCCGAAGACGTTCTTCCAGATCTACTGGCTGGGTGGCCGGGACGCTATCGCCGCCCGCGCCGAGCGGGCCCGCGCGGCCGGGGCGGTCGGTCTGATCGTGACCACCGACTGGAGCTTCAGCCACGGGCGGGACTGGGGCAGTCCCAAGATCCCGGAGAAAATGGATCTGGCGACCATGGTCAAGATGAGTCCCGAGGTCCTCACCAAGCCGCGCTGGTTTTACCAGTGGGCCAAGACCCTGCGTCCGCCTGCGCTGTCGGTGCCGAACCAGGCCGCCAAGGGTGAGCCCGGTCCGGCGTTCTTCGACGCCTACGGCCAGTGGATGGGCACGCCCCCGCCGACCTGGGACGACATCGCCTGGCTGCGCGAGCTGTGGGGCGGACCCTTCATGCTCAAGGGCGTGATGCGTATCGACGATGCCAAACGCGCTGTGGATGCTGGCGTTTCGGCGATCTCGGTGTCCAATCACGGTGGCAACAACCTGGACGGCACGCCGGCATCGATCCGGGCGCTGCCTGCCATCGCCTCCGCGGTCGGCGATCAGGTCGAGGTGCTTCTGGACGGCGGCGTCCGCCGCGGCAGCGACGTTGTCAAGGCCCTGGCGCTGGGCGCTCGCGCGGTCATGATCGGGCGTGCCTACCTGTGGGGTCTGGCGGCCAACGGTCAGGCGGGTGTGGAGAACGTCCTCGACATCCTGACCGGCGGCATCGACTCCGCCCTACGAGGGCTGGGGAAGGCGTCGGTGCACGACCTGACACCCGAGGACATCCTGGTGCCGGACGGCTTCGTACGCGCGCTCGGAGTGCCCGGCGGCGAGGCGCACTGA
- the mftA gene encoding mycofactocin precursor MftA (Mycofactocin is a small molecule electron carrier derived from the final two amino acids, Val-Tyr, of MftA, the mycofactocin precursor. It plays a role in redox homeostasis and the metabolism of alcohols and aldehydes in Actinobacteria, including Mycobacterium tuberculosis.), with the protein MEPSQTTETETELVTESLVEEVSIDGMCGVY; encoded by the coding sequence ATGGAGCCGAGCCAGACAACCGAGACCGAAACCGAACTGGTGACCGAGTCGCTGGTCGAAGAGGTCTCCATCGACGGGATGTGCGGGGTCTACTGA
- the mftB gene encoding mycofactocin biosynthesis chaperone MftB (MftB, a small protein, is a peptide chaperone that assists the radical SAM enzyme MftC in performing two modifications to the C-terminal Val-Tyr dipeptide of the mycofactocin precursor peptide, MftA. MftB's role is analogous to the role of PqqD in the biosynthesis of PQQ, a cofactor that derives entirely from a Tyr and a Glu in the precursor PqqA.), which translates to MPAHAVGDPAVAGSAFDPALSWRLHPQVAVRPEPFGALLYHFGTRKLSFLKNRTILAVVNSLDEHPDARSALRAAGVDEPDEAPYLHALSVLVTSNMLTCKDSQ; encoded by the coding sequence GTGCCCGCCCACGCTGTGGGCGATCCGGCTGTGGCCGGGTCGGCCTTCGACCCGGCACTCAGCTGGCGCCTGCATCCGCAGGTGGCCGTGCGCCCCGAGCCCTTCGGTGCACTGCTGTACCACTTCGGCACCCGGAAGCTGTCGTTCTTGAAGAACCGCACCATCCTGGCCGTGGTGAACTCGCTGGACGAACATCCCGACGCGCGATCCGCCCTGCGGGCCGCCGGCGTCGACGAGCCCGACGAGGCGCCCTACCTTCATGCGTTGAGTGTGCTGGTGACCTCGAACATGCTGACTTGCAAGGATTCTCAATGA
- the mftG gene encoding mycofactocin system GMC family oxidoreductase MftG → MVDPVAHSDVLIVGAGSAGSVLAERLSADPACRVTVVEAGLGPDAPGVRELTRNGLQLPIGAASPLAQRYRTQLTDEPPRGADLVRGVTVGGSGAVNGGYFCRALPIDFDGPGLPGWSWHEVGPHYRAIETDLDFPDRADGGPIAIRRTHELVGSTAAFADTAHAFGLRWLPDLNAEPVGDNAPPGIGAVPLNIVDGVRSGPGAAFLEPAIARPNLTVLPGTRVLRLRLSAGRVVGVDTAGPSGPASLQADRVVLSAGAIGSAQLLMLSGIGPAVTLNRLGIAVSADLPVGRRTWDHPEWVLPTTWTVVPQRPVLEVVLVADGIEIRPYTGGFIAMVGDGTLGRPDWPHLGVALMTPRAHGRVSLVSDDPMVPPLIEHHYDGAAEDVAALRRGCEYAAEMLGTTTQLGEPMWSTSQHLCGTAPMGHDSDDYAVVDPRCRVRGIDNLWVVDGSVLPRITGRGPHATIAMIGHRVAEFVSAG, encoded by the coding sequence GTGGTCGACCCCGTAGCGCACAGCGACGTCCTGATCGTCGGTGCGGGCAGCGCCGGATCCGTGCTGGCCGAACGTCTCTCGGCGGACCCCGCCTGCCGGGTCACTGTCGTGGAAGCCGGGCTCGGCCCCGACGCACCCGGAGTCCGGGAGCTCACCCGCAACGGCCTTCAGCTGCCCATCGGCGCTGCGAGCCCGCTGGCCCAGCGCTATCGCACCCAGCTGACTGATGAGCCGCCCCGCGGCGCCGACCTGGTGCGCGGTGTGACGGTGGGCGGCTCCGGTGCGGTCAACGGCGGCTATTTCTGCCGGGCACTGCCGATCGACTTCGACGGGCCGGGCCTGCCGGGCTGGTCGTGGCACGAGGTCGGTCCGCACTACCGCGCCATCGAGACCGACCTCGATTTCCCCGATCGCGCCGACGGTGGTCCCATCGCGATCCGGCGCACCCACGAACTCGTCGGCAGCACAGCAGCTTTCGCCGACACTGCCCACGCCTTCGGATTGCGCTGGCTACCTGACCTCAATGCCGAACCGGTCGGGGACAACGCGCCGCCGGGAATCGGGGCGGTGCCGCTGAACATCGTCGACGGTGTCCGCAGCGGTCCCGGCGCGGCATTCCTGGAACCGGCCATCGCCCGGCCGAATCTGACGGTGCTGCCGGGCACCCGCGTCCTGCGGCTCCGGTTATCCGCCGGGCGGGTGGTCGGGGTGGACACCGCGGGACCGAGCGGGCCCGCTTCGTTGCAGGCGGATCGGGTCGTGTTATCGGCGGGTGCCATCGGGTCGGCGCAACTTCTGATGCTCTCCGGTATTGGTCCCGCCGTGACCCTGAACCGGCTCGGCATCGCGGTCTCGGCCGACCTACCGGTGGGGCGACGAACCTGGGACCACCCGGAGTGGGTGCTGCCAACCACATGGACGGTCGTCCCACAACGGCCGGTGCTCGAAGTGGTGCTGGTGGCTGATGGAATCGAAATCCGGCCTTACACAGGCGGTTTCATTGCGATGGTCGGTGACGGTACCCTCGGCCGCCCAGACTGGCCGCATCTCGGGGTGGCGCTGATGACTCCTCGCGCCCACGGCCGCGTCTCGCTGGTGTCGGACGATCCCATGGTGCCCCCGTTGATCGAACACCACTACGACGGCGCCGCCGAAGACGTGGCCGCGTTGCGGCGCGGCTGCGAATACGCCGCCGAGATGCTCGGAACGACGACGCAGCTCGGCGAACCGATGTGGTCGACATCGCAGCATCTCTGCGGCACCGCACCGATGGGTCACGACAGCGACGACTACGCCGTCGTCGACCCGCGGTGCCGGGTGCGGGGGATCGACAACCTCTGGGTGGTGGACGGCTCAGTGCTGCCGCGGATCACCGGTCGCGGCCCCCACGCGACGATCGCGATGATCGGGCACCGGGTCGCCGAATTCGTCTCGGCGGGTTAG
- the mftC gene encoding mycofactocin radical SAM maturase (MftC is a radical SAM/SPASM enzyme that catalyzes the first two steps in biosynthesis of the electron carrier mycofactocin from the terminal Val-Tyr dipeptide of the precursor peptide MftA.): MTSVVPRLIEQFEQGLDAPICLTWELTYACNLACVHCLSSSGKRDPRELSTAECMGIIDELERMQVFYVNIGGGEPTVRPDFWELVDYATAHHVGVKFSTNGVRITPEVAARLAASDYVDVQISLDGATAVVNDAVRGPGSFEMATRALENLAAAGFSDAKISVVVTRHNVDQLDEFKALADRYGATLRITRLRPSGRGADVWDELHPTPEQQVTLYNWLVAKGEGVLTGDSFFHLSGLGAPGALAGLNMCGAGRVVCLIDPVGDVYACPFAIHDRFLAGNVVSDNGFDNVWKNSPLFRELREPQSAGACGSCGHYDACRGGCMAAKFFTGLPLDGPDPECVEGYGVPALAGERDKPRPSADHSRGKPIMLTLSTRPPTKPCNESPI, encoded by the coding sequence ATGACTTCGGTGGTACCCCGGCTGATCGAGCAGTTCGAGCAAGGTCTTGACGCGCCGATCTGCCTGACCTGGGAACTGACCTACGCCTGCAACCTGGCGTGTGTGCACTGCCTGTCGTCGTCGGGCAAGCGCGATCCCCGCGAGCTGTCTACGGCGGAGTGCATGGGCATCATCGACGAGCTCGAACGCATGCAGGTCTTCTACGTCAACATCGGCGGCGGCGAACCCACTGTGCGGCCTGACTTTTGGGAGTTGGTCGACTACGCCACCGCCCACCACGTGGGGGTCAAGTTCTCCACCAACGGTGTGCGCATCACCCCCGAGGTGGCCGCGCGGCTGGCCGCCAGCGACTACGTCGACGTGCAGATCTCCCTGGACGGCGCGACCGCCGTAGTCAACGACGCAGTCCGCGGTCCCGGCTCGTTCGAGATGGCCACCCGAGCGCTCGAGAATCTCGCCGCGGCGGGGTTCTCCGACGCCAAGATCTCCGTGGTGGTCACCCGCCACAACGTCGACCAGCTCGATGAATTCAAAGCTCTCGCCGACCGCTACGGCGCCACCCTGCGCATCACCCGGCTACGTCCTTCCGGGCGTGGAGCCGACGTCTGGGACGAACTGCATCCCACTCCCGAGCAGCAGGTGACGCTCTACAACTGGCTGGTCGCCAAGGGCGAGGGAGTGCTGACCGGTGACTCGTTCTTCCACCTGTCCGGTCTGGGCGCGCCGGGTGCGTTGGCCGGCCTGAACATGTGCGGTGCCGGGCGGGTGGTGTGCCTGATCGACCCCGTCGGTGACGTCTACGCCTGCCCGTTCGCCATCCACGACCGGTTTCTGGCCGGAAACGTGGTGTCAGACAACGGTTTCGACAACGTCTGGAAGAATTCGCCGCTGTTCCGCGAACTGCGCGAGCCGCAGTCGGCCGGCGCCTGCGGAAGCTGCGGGCACTACGACGCCTGCCGGGGTGGCTGCATGGCCGCGAAGTTCTTCACCGGCCTGCCGCTGGACGGCCCCGACCCGGAATGCGTCGAGGGCTACGGGGTACCCGCCCTGGCAGGAGAGCGCGACAAGCCCCGCCCCAGCGCCGACCACTCCCGCGGCAAGCCGATCATGCTGACCCTGTCCACCCGGCCGCCGACCAAGCCCTGCAACGAAAGTCCGATCTGA